From one Butyricimonas faecihominis genomic stretch:
- a CDS encoding AAA family ATPase, translated as MVEKAKKSKASKDQTATDINFKFKSIRTSCSEVIDFTGNKHYRTVFRLNEVETLFVDTEVINKQFDEKAWDAEIVAALIYMHGEQPVLVAQKGGKVTIPETESVFQFSTAFSVEDFTDFRFQEGAYRVQVMINGQAGVSDEIHLLEPHDLFRDYFQLLDIGFDKCVEEAPDVQRPHSYQAFAAKGLEDVRFYLVAENFLSSEWTYEFLINVFDANGILKANRVAKGNYYIPNREGKRLLCFALDLGAGLSNFWEEGKYRVEVLCFDQPVIQLEFSIGEQDLPYNFTDEIAGINGQVHEVAGEPSTPQDKEEALSRLYQLVGLRKVKEEITRMYELAEFVKMRQENGFNDKLPVLNMILMGNPGTGKHLVTEITGEMFYRLGVLSNGKVHRYKREDFTRPGMAAEEQLIREAITKSIGGILLIEDADELYPTNDPNDPSMRIFTVLLGILEQEQPSLLVVMAGDVMALQAITEGIPGVKKCFPYQFVFDDYSAEELMEITHQMLEKRQFKFTSEAEDKFSDMLKDCCSVRESGFSNGRFIEERLDDALTRMAKRLMVNHKGTHTKEDMMLIKVEDIETLEQPDPSKSVDVLNDMIGSKELKNSLISYINYIYFIRERQKHGYADVIPPLHMLFTGNRGTGKTTVARMLGEIFESAGILESSMVTVRSRGEIIGDGSIPPQQIAMYIFEQARGGILFLEDAHTLFQDNVGAAALGVIFGQLSPTDNGDTIVILSGDPEAMDKALAGNPRVKSLFPYHFHFSDYTPEELLEIAIQKVAEKNYTLHPKAKEAFKNLVSQVCNEHDKFFGNALFVEKMVDKAIHNLSARTMKIRKERELTRKEITTLMAVDIPTATSELPNSYKDTFDEKEIASALKDLDHMVGQTKLKKQIHDFVDLARHYNQQGTKLNTRVSLQWCFTGNSGMGKGTVARIIARIYKAMGIIDKSEVTSFKVERLLGLTEEDVIQSIGMALLQSKGGLFFFDEDSSSLNEVSGFRDRVRAILVNQLATQPGAYNVIYAKQDPPRQIINDEVEKVSDMINILVFEDYTADQLMEILKRDLATDNARMTRMAQQHMEQFISYIVANKKRSHASARLIKLVAEMMIRNRVQRLAQNKKANDVDVKHSVTKQDVEMFTPTMLDSMTSERNTIGYKQ; from the coding sequence ATGGTGGAGAAGGCCAAAAAATCAAAAGCGTCAAAAGATCAGACTGCTACAGATATAAATTTCAAATTCAAGAGTATTCGCACAAGTTGTAGCGAGGTAATTGATTTTACCGGAAACAAGCATTATCGTACGGTTTTCCGCTTGAACGAGGTCGAAACTTTGTTCGTGGACACGGAAGTGATAAATAAACAGTTTGATGAAAAAGCTTGGGATGCGGAGATTGTGGCGGCTTTGATATATATGCATGGAGAGCAACCTGTACTGGTGGCACAAAAAGGAGGAAAAGTTACCATCCCCGAAACGGAGTCTGTTTTTCAATTTTCAACTGCTTTTTCTGTCGAGGACTTTACAGACTTTAGGTTTCAAGAAGGAGCTTATCGGGTACAAGTGATGATAAACGGGCAAGCCGGGGTGTCGGATGAAATCCATTTGTTGGAACCGCATGATTTGTTCCGGGATTATTTTCAATTGTTGGATATTGGGTTTGACAAATGCGTGGAGGAAGCTCCTGATGTGCAGCGTCCTCACTCGTATCAGGCCTTTGCAGCCAAAGGATTGGAAGACGTTCGGTTCTATCTGGTGGCGGAGAATTTTTTATCGAGTGAATGGACGTATGAATTTTTGATTAACGTGTTTGACGCTAACGGAATACTAAAAGCTAATCGAGTAGCTAAAGGAAATTATTACATTCCGAATCGGGAAGGAAAGCGTTTGCTTTGTTTTGCCTTGGATTTAGGGGCAGGATTGAGTAATTTTTGGGAAGAAGGGAAATATAGGGTTGAAGTATTGTGTTTTGATCAGCCTGTGATTCAATTGGAGTTTTCGATCGGGGAACAGGATTTACCTTACAATTTTACCGACGAAATTGCCGGAATCAACGGGCAGGTACATGAAGTGGCGGGAGAACCTTCAACTCCACAAGATAAGGAAGAGGCTCTATCCCGATTGTATCAGTTAGTGGGATTGCGTAAAGTGAAAGAGGAAATTACCCGGATGTACGAGTTGGCAGAATTCGTGAAAATGCGACAAGAGAACGGTTTTAACGATAAACTTCCGGTTTTGAATATGATCCTTATGGGGAATCCGGGAACAGGTAAACATTTGGTTACCGAGATCACGGGAGAGATGTTTTACCGTTTGGGAGTACTGTCAAACGGTAAAGTGCATCGGTATAAGAGAGAGGATTTTACCCGTCCGGGAATGGCTGCGGAAGAACAGTTGATTCGGGAGGCTATCACGAAGAGCATCGGAGGTATTCTGTTGATTGAGGATGCAGATGAATTGTACCCGACCAATGATCCGAATGATCCTTCTATGCGTATTTTTACCGTGTTGTTGGGAATTTTGGAACAAGAGCAACCTTCTTTGTTGGTTGTCATGGCGGGCGATGTTATGGCATTGCAGGCTATTACAGAAGGAATTCCCGGCGTGAAAAAATGTTTCCCTTACCAATTTGTATTTGATGATTATTCGGCAGAGGAATTGATGGAAATTACTCATCAAATGTTGGAGAAGCGACAATTTAAGTTTACCTCGGAAGCAGAGGATAAGTTTTCCGATATGTTGAAGGATTGTTGTTCCGTGAGGGAATCCGGCTTTTCCAATGGTCGGTTTATAGAAGAGCGACTGGATGATGCCTTGACACGGATGGCCAAGCGATTGATGGTAAATCACAAGGGTACACATACAAAGGAAGATATGATGTTGATCAAGGTGGAAGACATCGAAACACTGGAACAGCCGGATCCGAGTAAGTCTGTTGATGTGTTGAATGATATGATCGGATCTAAAGAGTTAAAAAACAGTTTGATTAGCTATATTAATTATATCTATTTTATCCGGGAAAGACAAAAGCATGGTTACGCGGATGTGATTCCGCCTTTGCACATGCTGTTCACCGGGAATCGGGGGACGGGGAAAACGACGGTGGCCCGAATGCTTGGGGAGATATTCGAGTCGGCCGGGATTCTGGAAAGTTCTATGGTGACCGTCAGGAGTAGGGGTGAAATTATCGGTGATGGTTCCATTCCTCCACAACAGATTGCCATGTATATTTTCGAACAGGCAAGAGGGGGTATTCTTTTCTTGGAAGATGCTCACACCTTGTTTCAGGATAATGTAGGGGCCGCGGCATTAGGTGTTATTTTCGGGCAATTGTCGCCTACCGATAATGGAGATACCATTGTTATATTGAGTGGTGACCCGGAAGCGATGGATAAAGCTCTGGCCGGAAATCCGAGAGTGAAGTCTCTTTTCCCGTATCATTTCCATTTTTCCGATTACACGCCGGAAGAGTTATTGGAGATAGCGATTCAGAAGGTGGCAGAGAAGAATTATACCCTGCATCCGAAAGCGAAAGAGGCATTTAAAAACTTGGTATCCCAAGTATGTAACGAGCATGATAAATTCTTTGGAAATGCTTTATTTGTCGAGAAGATGGTGGATAAAGCCATTCACAACCTATCTGCTCGAACCATGAAGATCAGGAAGGAGCGGGAACTTACTCGAAAGGAGATTACGACATTGATGGCCGTGGATATTCCGACGGCAACTTCCGAGCTACCCAATTCTTATAAAGATACTTTCGACGAGAAAGAGATTGCCTCGGCTTTGAAGGATCTGGATCACATGGTGGGACAGACGAAACTCAAAAAACAGATTCATGATTTCGTGGATTTGGCTCGTCATTATAATCAACAAGGGACGAAACTAAATACCCGTGTATCATTACAATGGTGCTTTACCGGGAACTCCGGAATGGGAAAAGGAACAGTTGCTCGGATTATTGCCCGTATTTATAAAGCTATGGGGATTATAGATAAAAGTGAGGTTACAAGTTTTAAAGTAGAACGTTTACTCGGGTTGACCGAGGAAGATGTTATACAAAGTATCGGTATGGCTCTATTACAATCGAAAGGAGGGTTATTTTTCTTCGATGAAGATTCCAGTAGTCTGAATGAAGTTTCCGGTTTCCGGGATCGGGTAAGGGCGATTCTTGTGAATCAGTTGGCAACACAACCGGGGGCTTATAACGTGATCTATGCGAAACAAGATCCTCCCCGTCAGATTATCAACGACGAGGTTGAAAAGGTTTCTGATATGATTAATATTCTTGTTTTTGAGGATTATACGGCTGATCAGTTAATGGAAATATTGAAACGTGATCTTGCCACGGATAATGCCCGGATGACGAGAATGGCTCAACAACACATGGAACAATTTATATCTTATATTGTCGCGAATAAAAAACGTAGTCATGCCAGTGCCCGGTTAATCAAACTGGTTGCAGAGATGATGATTCGGAATCGGGTACAGCGCTTGGCCCAGAATAAGAAAGCGAATGACGTGGATGTGAAACATTCGGTCACGAAACAGGATGTTGAAATGTTCACGCCTACCATGTTGGATAGTATGACATCAGAAAGGAATACAATCGGGTACAAGCAATGA
- a CDS encoding PQQ-binding-like beta-propeller repeat protein: MKVDINFSIMVTEMSFVRIFFLWSMLLSVICIDGFAQSTKQESEEQVMPRLVGRHYQRQENISGKEILVEGYVRHLYADSITKTISVQLDRFSRKGVPQGSGILFVWDTEKERSLWHCKINSDIENLSPVQNVLFLTSDFKTRCFDRRSGKERWNDRGSISYVDQKWGVGIRCKDNLGGTEVSKLEGISLHNGKKIWERKIFSQQGWADMLPLNDSVILLLSDALYAINMKNGEGWRHEIFLKELPFPKAEKEFMQGFTSNILIEKEKIYIASCDRLFCLDHTGKVLWLQGVSRKITGESQIFTMDSSLYMVNYGSGLVKGSMTKKWGIPYVAKFNKNTGLQEAFSSFPTTLGIVNHVQVSKDTLYVLFDQHLIKLSSLDLARGIQVEFSLDRDRAGYFASNRIFVLEDSRYKTLQEMDSTQCYILTGKQNILCVKADVQGARMLLPSEYCLCYLTYQGYSFLSRGEETIVIAPSGELWAHLRISKNAVRVGNKLYDAQENKITIVDLDEVIH, encoded by the coding sequence GTGAAAGTAGATATAAATTTCTCGATCATGGTTACAGAAATGTCTTTCGTTAGGATTTTCTTTTTATGGAGTATGTTATTGTCGGTTATTTGTATCGATGGATTTGCCCAGTCCACAAAACAAGAGTCGGAAGAGCAGGTGATGCCCCGGTTGGTAGGGCGTCATTATCAAAGACAGGAAAATATTTCGGGGAAAGAAATATTGGTAGAGGGGTATGTACGGCATTTGTATGCGGATTCTATCACGAAAACTATTTCCGTGCAATTAGACCGTTTTTCAAGGAAAGGGGTTCCACAAGGTTCGGGAATACTTTTTGTTTGGGACACGGAAAAGGAACGATCCTTGTGGCATTGTAAAATTAATAGTGATATTGAGAATCTCAGTCCTGTTCAGAACGTGTTATTTTTGACATCCGACTTCAAGACCCGGTGCTTTGACCGACGGAGTGGAAAGGAACGTTGGAATGATAGAGGTAGCATTAGTTACGTGGATCAGAAATGGGGCGTGGGGATAAGATGTAAAGATAATTTGGGAGGTACGGAGGTTTCAAAACTGGAAGGGATCAGCTTGCATAACGGGAAGAAAATATGGGAAAGGAAGATCTTTTCCCAACAAGGATGGGCGGATATGTTACCCTTGAATGATTCGGTTATTCTCTTGCTTTCAGATGCCTTGTATGCGATTAACATGAAAAACGGGGAAGGATGGAGGCATGAGATCTTTTTAAAAGAATTACCTTTCCCTAAAGCTGAAAAGGAATTTATGCAAGGGTTTACCTCGAATATTCTCATTGAAAAAGAGAAAATATATATAGCATCATGTGATCGTTTGTTTTGCTTGGATCACACGGGAAAAGTGCTTTGGTTACAGGGGGTATCCCGAAAAATAACCGGTGAATCCCAGATATTTACAATGGATAGTTCGCTTTACATGGTAAACTACGGAAGTGGTCTCGTTAAAGGCTCGATGACGAAAAAATGGGGGATTCCTTATGTCGCTAAGTTTAATAAGAATACGGGGCTTCAAGAAGCGTTTTCCTCATTTCCAACAACTTTGGGAATTGTAAATCACGTACAAGTGTCCAAAGATACTTTGTATGTATTATTTGATCAACATCTGATAAAATTGTCCTCGTTGGACTTGGCACGGGGAATTCAAGTAGAATTTTCTCTGGATAGAGATCGGGCAGGATATTTTGCCAGTAACCGGATATTTGTTTTGGAAGATTCTAGATACAAGACATTGCAGGAGATGGATAGTACTCAATGTTATATCCTTACCGGGAAACAAAATATCTTGTGTGTCAAGGCGGATGTGCAGGGTGCAAGAATGTTATTGCCGAGCGAGTATTGTCTGTGTTACCTGACTTATCAAGGGTATTCTTTTCTTTCCCGTGGAGAGGAAACTATTGTAATCGCTCCTTCGGGAGAGTTATGGGCTCATTTGCGAATCAGTAAAAATGCCGTACGCGTTGGGAATAAATTGTATGATGCCCAAGAAAACAAGATAACCATTGTTGATTTGGACGAGGTGATTCATTAA
- the purL gene encoding phosphoribosylformylglycinamidine synthase — MAIVFYQKDATVYAVHYKESENPLDVSKLEWLFSGAKKVQSDSLESFFVGPRREMITPWSTNAVEITQNMGISGILRIEEFTRVEDEKAAFDPMLQAFYKGLNQDTFTIDKKPDPIVYIEDIRAYNQQEGLALNEDEISYLEGLSKKLNRRLTDSEVFGFSQVNSEHCRHKIFGGTFIIDGEEQEESLFSMIKKTSRTNPNRIVSAYKDNCAFIEGPATVQFAPATPDKPDFYTQKDINTVISLKAETHNFPTTVEPFNGAATGSGGEIRDRIAGGQASLPLAGTAVYMTSYPRLEAGRPWESAIDPRKWLYQTPEDILIKASNGASDFGNKFGQPLIVGSVFTFEHEEHEKTYGYDKVIMQAGGIGFGNKEQAMKKTPEVGEQVVLLGGDNYRIGMGGGAVSSVDTGVYANAIELNAVQRSNPEMQRRVCNAIRSMAESDVNPIVSIHDHGAGGHLNCLSELVEETGGLIHLEKLPVGDPTLSDKEIVGNESQERMGLVMKAKDVETLRRVADRERAPMYVIGETTGDHRFVFEDARTGEKPIDLEMTDMFGNPPKTVMEDKTKREHFADVEYSEDKVEEYIEQVLQLEAVACKDWLTSKVDRSITGRVARQQCAGPLQLPLNDLGAMALDYRGERGIATSIGHAPVAALANPACGSRLAIAEALTNLVWAPIEQGIKGVSLSANWMWPCKNAGEDARLYKAVQAASDFAIELGINIPTGKDSLSMTQKYGKDKVYAPGTVIISTVGEVTDVKKIVSPVLKPDQDSEIVYIDFSFDKLQLGGSSFAQVLNRVGKETPDVKDADYFVNAFMAIQRLVEEGYVLAGHDISAGGMITTLLEMCFADNRLGLDIDFSYLAEKDIVKILFAENPGVLVQIKDCKKVAAILDEAGVAYNFLGRLGKAGKLNIKKDGKNFHLDISSLRDLWFKTSYLLDRRQSGNELALERYKNYKNHDLKYKFAPSFSGKLSQYGLDVNRVKPSGIKAAVIREKGCQCERETAWAMHLAGFDVKDVHMTDLVSGRETLEDVNFIVFVGGFSNSDVLGSAKGWAGAFKYNEKARVALENFYKREDTLSLGICNGCQLMVELDLVYPEHGEKAKMLHNASHKLESAFLSVDVVESNSVLLKSLVGSRLGIWVAHGEGQFQLPYGQEEYNIPLRYSHDTYPANPNGSPFATAAICSKDGRHLAMMPHLERSLHPWNWAYYAEDRKEDEVSPWIEAFVNARLWIEEHK, encoded by the coding sequence ATGGCTATAGTATTCTATCAAAAAGATGCAACAGTGTATGCCGTACACTATAAAGAATCGGAAAATCCTTTAGATGTAAGTAAGTTAGAATGGTTATTCAGTGGGGCTAAGAAAGTTCAAAGCGATTCACTGGAAAGCTTTTTCGTGGGACCTCGTCGGGAAATGATTACCCCGTGGAGTACTAATGCCGTGGAGATTACTCAGAATATGGGTATTTCCGGTATCTTGCGGATAGAGGAATTTACTCGTGTGGAAGATGAAAAAGCGGCTTTTGACCCGATGCTTCAAGCATTTTACAAGGGTCTGAATCAAGATACGTTTACTATTGATAAGAAACCGGACCCGATCGTGTATATCGAGGATATCCGGGCATATAACCAACAGGAGGGATTGGCGCTGAATGAAGATGAAATCTCTTATCTGGAAGGTCTGAGCAAGAAATTGAACCGTCGGTTGACAGATTCCGAGGTATTCGGTTTTTCACAAGTGAATTCCGAGCATTGCCGTCATAAGATTTTCGGAGGTACGTTTATTATTGATGGGGAAGAACAGGAAGAGTCTTTGTTCTCCATGATCAAGAAAACTTCCCGAACGAACCCGAACCGGATTGTTTCGGCCTACAAAGATAACTGCGCTTTCATTGAAGGACCGGCCACGGTGCAGTTTGCCCCGGCAACACCGGACAAACCGGATTTCTACACGCAAAAAGATATTAACACGGTTATTTCATTGAAAGCGGAAACTCATAACTTCCCGACCACGGTAGAGCCTTTTAACGGGGCCGCAACCGGTTCCGGTGGTGAGATCCGTGACCGTATAGCCGGGGGACAAGCATCACTTCCGTTGGCAGGCACGGCCGTTTACATGACATCATATCCGCGCTTGGAGGCAGGTCGTCCTTGGGAATCGGCTATTGATCCTCGGAAATGGTTATACCAGACTCCGGAAGATATTCTGATCAAGGCTTCTAACGGGGCATCTGATTTTGGAAATAAATTCGGACAACCCCTTATCGTGGGTTCCGTGTTCACGTTCGAGCATGAGGAACACGAAAAGACGTATGGTTACGATAAGGTAATCATGCAGGCGGGTGGTATCGGTTTTGGTAATAAAGAACAAGCCATGAAAAAGACCCCGGAAGTTGGCGAACAGGTTGTTCTGCTAGGGGGTGATAATTATCGCATCGGAATGGGTGGTGGTGCCGTTTCTTCCGTGGATACGGGAGTATATGCCAACGCTATTGAGTTGAATGCGGTGCAACGTTCCAATCCGGAAATGCAAAGACGGGTATGTAATGCCATCCGGTCTATGGCCGAGAGCGATGTAAACCCGATTGTTTCTATTCACGACCACGGGGCAGGAGGACATTTGAACTGCTTGTCCGAGCTGGTGGAGGAAACAGGTGGATTGATTCACTTGGAGAAATTGCCTGTCGGTGATCCTACACTTTCCGACAAAGAGATCGTGGGAAATGAATCCCAAGAACGGATGGGCCTCGTAATGAAAGCAAAGGACGTGGAGACCTTGCGGCGTGTGGCTGATCGGGAACGGGCTCCGATGTACGTGATCGGGGAGACCACGGGAGATCATCGTTTCGTGTTTGAGGACGCCAGAACCGGAGAGAAGCCTATTGATCTGGAGATGACGGATATGTTCGGAAATCCCCCGAAAACAGTGATGGAGGATAAAACCAAAAGAGAACATTTCGCCGATGTTGAATATAGTGAAGATAAAGTTGAAGAATATATCGAGCAAGTTTTGCAGCTTGAGGCTGTTGCTTGTAAGGATTGGTTGACAAGTAAAGTTGACCGTTCTATTACCGGTCGTGTGGCCCGTCAGCAATGCGCCGGACCTTTACAGTTACCTTTGAATGACTTGGGTGCCATGGCTCTCGATTATCGTGGAGAAAGAGGTATTGCCACTTCCATCGGACACGCTCCGGTAGCTGCGTTGGCAAATCCGGCTTGCGGTTCGAGATTGGCTATTGCAGAGGCCTTGACCAATTTGGTTTGGGCTCCTATCGAACAGGGAATTAAAGGTGTATCGTTGTCTGCTAACTGGATGTGGCCTTGTAAAAATGCCGGAGAAGATGCCCGTTTATATAAAGCCGTACAAGCTGCCAGTGATTTTGCTATTGAGTTGGGAATCAATATCCCGACGGGAAAAGACTCTCTTTCCATGACGCAAAAGTATGGCAAGGATAAGGTGTACGCCCCGGGAACCGTGATTATTTCTACCGTGGGTGAGGTTACCGATGTGAAGAAGATTGTTTCTCCGGTACTGAAACCGGATCAAGATTCTGAAATCGTGTATATTGATTTCTCTTTTGATAAATTGCAATTGGGCGGTTCCAGTTTTGCTCAAGTGTTGAACCGGGTAGGTAAAGAGACCCCGGATGTAAAGGATGCCGATTATTTCGTGAATGCTTTCATGGCAATACAGCGTTTGGTTGAGGAAGGGTATGTTTTAGCCGGACACGATATTTCTGCCGGAGGTATGATCACGACCTTGTTGGAAATGTGTTTTGCCGATAATCGCTTGGGATTGGATATTGATTTTTCTTACCTAGCTGAAAAGGACATCGTGAAGATCTTGTTCGCGGAGAATCCGGGTGTACTAGTACAGATTAAGGATTGCAAGAAGGTTGCCGCTATCTTGGATGAAGCGGGAGTGGCTTACAATTTCTTGGGACGCTTGGGTAAGGCCGGAAAGTTGAATATCAAGAAAGACGGTAAAAACTTCCACTTGGATATTTCGTCATTAAGAGACTTGTGGTTTAAGACATCTTATTTGTTAGATCGTCGTCAGAGTGGCAATGAGTTGGCCCTTGAAAGATATAAAAACTATAAGAATCATGATCTGAAATACAAGTTTGCACCTTCATTCAGTGGTAAGCTTTCCCAATATGGATTGGATGTTAACCGTGTTAAACCTTCGGGCATAAAAGCTGCCGTTATCCGGGAGAAAGGATGTCAGTGCGAGCGGGAAACGGCATGGGCGATGCACTTGGCCGGTTTTGACGTGAAGGATGTTCACATGACAGACCTTGTTTCTGGAAGAGAGACTTTGGAAGACGTGAACTTTATCGTGTTTGTTGGTGGGTTCTCGAACTCGGACGTGCTTGGTTCTGCTAAAGGATGGGCCGGAGCTTTCAAATATAACGAAAAGGCTCGGGTGGCTTTGGAAAACTTCTATAAACGTGAAGATACTTTGAGTTTGGGTATTTGTAACGGTTGCCAGTTGATGGTTGAGCTAGACTTGGTCTACCCGGAACATGGCGAGAAGGCGAAGATGTTGCATAATGCATCCCACAAACTGGAATCCGCATTCTTGAGCGTGGATGTCGTGGAGAGCAATTCCGTGTTGTTGAAGTCATTAGTCGGATCTCGTTTGGGAATCTGGGTGGCTCACGGAGAGGGACAATTCCAATTACCTTACGGACAGGAAGAATATAATATTCCACTTCGATACAGCCATGACACTTACCCGGCGAATCCGAATGGATCACCTTTTGCCACGGCAGCTATTTGTAGTAAAGACGGGCGTCACTTGGCAATGATGCCTCACTTGGAACGTTCTCTTCACCCGTGGAACTGGGCATATTATGCCGAGGATCGGAAGGAAGATGAAGTCAGCCCGTGGATTGAAGCGTTTGTAAATGCTCGTTTGTGGATTGAAGAGCATAAATAA
- a CDS encoding MATE family efflux transporter encodes MNRRILHLAIPSIVSNITVPLLGLVDVTIVGHLGATAYIGAIAVGGLLFNILYWNFGFLRMGTSGLTSQAYGRKDKDAEIRVLVQAVSVGLFSALAMLILQYPIERLAFRLLDTSAEVEQYAVSYFRICIWGAPAVLAQYGFTGWFIGMQNSRYPMYIAIVMNVINIVCSSCFVFLFGMKVEGVALGTVVAQYSGVMMAWWLWFYNYKELRGRITFRGSLQLIAMRRFFAVNRDIFLRTLCLIGVTTFFTSTGARQGDVILAVNTLLMQLFTLFSYIMDGFAYAGEALSGRYVGACNLVQLKRAVKALFGWGVGLSLVFTLLYGIGGENFLGLLTNDTVVIETAGHYFYWVLAIPLAGFAAFLWDGILIGATATRFMLWAMLVASGSFFVIYYCFSGATNNHMLWLAFLVYLALRGIMQTLWSRKVFTLKYLQSLRS; translated from the coding sequence ATGAATCGCAGAATACTTCATCTTGCTATTCCTTCTATCGTGTCTAATATTACCGTTCCTTTGTTGGGATTGGTGGACGTAACGATCGTGGGACATTTAGGGGCGACAGCCTATATCGGTGCCATCGCTGTGGGAGGATTGTTATTTAATATTCTTTACTGGAATTTCGGTTTTCTACGAATGGGAACCAGTGGGCTGACTTCACAAGCATACGGTCGGAAAGATAAAGATGCTGAAATACGGGTACTTGTGCAGGCGGTGAGTGTCGGTTTATTTTCAGCCTTGGCCATGTTGATTCTGCAATACCCGATAGAACGGCTGGCTTTTCGACTATTGGATACAAGTGCGGAGGTGGAACAATACGCGGTCTCTTATTTTAGAATTTGTATTTGGGGGGCCCCGGCGGTGTTGGCACAATACGGTTTCACGGGGTGGTTTATCGGAATGCAAAATTCCCGTTACCCGATGTATATTGCCATTGTGATGAACGTGATTAATATCGTGTGTAGTTCCTGTTTTGTCTTTTTGTTCGGGATGAAGGTGGAAGGCGTGGCTTTGGGGACAGTTGTTGCGCAATATTCAGGAGTGATGATGGCTTGGTGGCTTTGGTTTTATAATTACAAAGAACTGCGGGGACGGATCACGTTTAGAGGAAGTCTTCAATTGATAGCTATGCGGCGTTTTTTTGCCGTGAACCGGGATATATTTCTTCGGACACTTTGCTTGATCGGAGTGACAACATTCTTTACTTCAACAGGAGCCCGTCAAGGAGATGTAATTCTGGCTGTTAATACATTGCTCATGCAGTTGTTTACCTTGTTTTCCTATATCATGGACGGTTTTGCATACGCGGGGGAAGCTCTGTCGGGGCGTTACGTGGGAGCCTGTAATTTGGTACAATTGAAACGGGCGGTGAAGGCATTGTTCGGCTGGGGAGTTGGTTTATCATTGGTTTTCACGTTATTGTACGGGATAGGAGGAGAGAATTTCTTGGGATTGTTAACGAATGACACGGTCGTGATAGAGACTGCCGGGCATTATTTTTACTGGGTGCTTGCTATTCCGCTAGCGGGATTTGCTGCCTTTCTGTGGGATGGAATTCTGATCGGGGCCACGGCTACCCGTTTTATGTTATGGGCCATGCTGGTGGCTTCCGGTAGTTTTTTTGTGATCTATTATTGTTTTTCCGGGGCTACGAATAACCATATGTTATGGTTGGCTTTCTTGGTTTACCTTGCGCTACGCGGGATTATGCAGACTTTATGGAGCCGAAAGGTGTTCACTTTAAAATATCTCCAAAGTCTGAGATCATAA
- the xpt gene encoding xanthine phosphoribosyltransferase, producing MDLLKKRILQDGKCFEGGILKVDSFINHQMDPILMKSIGVEFVRRFANKDFNKVMTIEASGIAPAIMVGYLLELPVVFAKKKQPKTMENMISTTVRSFTKDREYNVCISKDFLSKEDRVLFIDDFLANGNAANGIIDLIDRAGAQLVGMGFIIEKAFQHGGEVLRERGIHVESLAIIDSLDNCQIKIR from the coding sequence ATGGATTTGCTCAAAAAAAGAATCTTACAGGATGGAAAATGCTTTGAAGGTGGCATTTTAAAAGTGGATAGTTTTATTAATCACCAAATGGACCCGATTTTAATGAAGTCGATCGGGGTGGAATTTGTGCGTCGTTTCGCGAATAAGGATTTTAATAAAGTGATGACCATTGAGGCTAGCGGTATTGCTCCGGCAATCATGGTGGGGTATCTTTTGGAATTGCCCGTGGTCTTCGCCAAGAAAAAGCAACCGAAAACGATGGAAAATATGATTTCAACGACGGTACGATCTTTTACAAAAGATCGGGAATATAATGTTTGTATCAGTAAAGATTTCTTGAGTAAAGAGGATCGTGTGCTTTTTATTGATGACTTCCTTGCAAACGGGAATGCCGCGAATGGTATTATTGATTTGATTGACCGGGCGGGGGCGCAACTTGTAGGCATGGGATTTATTATTGAAAAGGCTTTTCAACATGGGGGCGAAGTACTGAGAGAACGTGGGATTCATGTTGAATCTTTAGCTATTATAGATAGTTTGGATAATTGTCAGATAAAAATAAGATAA